The DNA sequence TTTTAACTTTGTATTTAGATTTATATAATTATTTTCGTCTAACTCAACATTGACTTTTTCATTCTCTATTAAATTTCTTATTCCACGGCAAAGTTTGCTTCTTAACAATACCGAAATTGCCTTTAAAGTTTCTATTTCTAGTTCAAAAAACTCTTGAAAGCTTGACAAATGATAAAGCACAGCCATTTCAAGTTCGATGTATTTCCCATTTAATAAAAGCCTTAAATCATCCATACTCCCACCTCTTTAGACCTTATGGGAGCATTCCCTGTATTTACCCCTGGTTTCAAGCCCTCCAATGCCCTTATCTCCGGTTATTGTGTTTTGTAAAACCTCATTTGGTGATAGAAATTTACTAATGCTAGAAAATGCTATCTTTTCACATACGAATACCGGGTCCATCGCATGTATTAAAACTCTCCCTGGGGAGCTTGCAAAATTAGCCCCAGCATCTAAAAGCGCTTCATAATAGGATTGGCAAGCTCCTGCAAATATAACTAAATCATCGTAGCCCGGTTCATACTCTCTTGCTTTTTTAACTGCTTCTACAAAAAACCTCGAGTTTCTATAATTATTTATGTCCTGTAAATTCTTCGCCCCCTTTACAATGCTGTCGTGACCTGTTAAAACCAGTATATCTGGCTTATATTCTTTTAATAACTGCAAAATAATATCGGACTGCTGCACCTCTGGAACATATTTTA is a window from the Caloramator mitchellensis genome containing:
- the yabG gene encoding sporulation peptidase YabG is translated as MSLKVGDIVARKSYGGDVYFKIMQIITKSDGKRTYVLKGIELRIVADAPEEDLMQIDSRKLNEYDEVFNKKVNAKIKKIILSRKSPFHGKRFEGKEKEFSQGGRSGRVLHIDGDEEYMNICLKGYKQLGINVIVKYVPEVQQSDIILQLLKEYKPDILVLTGHDSIVKGAKNLQDINNYRNSRFFVEAVKKAREYEPGYDDLVIFAGACQSYYEALLDAGANFASSPGRVLIHAMDPVFVCEKIAFSSISKFLSPNEVLQNTITGDKGIGGLETRGKYRECSHKV